One Amaranthus tricolor cultivar Red isolate AtriRed21 chromosome 1, ASM2621246v1, whole genome shotgun sequence DNA window includes the following coding sequences:
- the LOC130798881 gene encoding endo-1,4-beta-xylanase 5-like isoform X1, translated as MDLTLIFLCVFGLLLFANSYDGPLYDSSAYTECKAYPEDPLYNGGILQACKGSCISNASSPTFMLHNLSNAFYTFSAWIKIEGVDSSLIRASLESQHATFSCIGSVIAKQGCWSFIKGGFVLDSPSDVSLLFFKDYTGNSSNISVTSASLQPFSEEQWKLNQQAVINRERKRFVTVHVSNLQGERLGGASINIQQISNDFPIGSAIASTILGNLPYQSWFLKRFNAAVFENELKWYVTEPEAGKTNYTLADQMLQFVRANQITTRGHNIFWEDLDYTPSWVRNLLGSELKRAVNSRILGLMSRFKEEFIHWDVSNEMLHFDFYEKRLGPNATLGFFKTAHEADPLATLFMNEFNVVETCNDDSSTVDNYVRRLRELKRGGVTMGGIGLEGHFSVPNPPFIRAVLDKLGTLGLPIWLTEVDISHTIDKQTQAVYLEQVLREGFSHPSVKGLMLWTALHPEGCYQMCLTDSNIRNLPAGETIDRLLQEWKTGKVEGITDELGSFSFHGYLGEYTITVQSQNRTTNFTFSLTEGHETKYFNIQL; from the exons ATGGATTTAACTTTGATTTTTCTATGTGTTTTTGGTTTGCTTCTCTTTGCAAATAGTTATG ATGGGCCTCTTTATGATTCTTCTGCTTATACAGAG TGTAAAGCATATCCTGAGGACCCACTATACAATGGAGGAATCCTACAAGCTTGCAAGGGATCTTGCATTAGCAATGCATCTTCCCCAACTTTTATGCTGCATAATCTCTCCAATGCATTCTACACCTTCTCAG CTTGGATAAAGATAGAGGGGGTTGATTCATCTTTAATTAGGGCAAGCCTAGAATCACAACATGCAACATTCAGTTGTATTGGAAGTGTCATTGCTAAACAAGGATGCTGGTCTTTCATTAAAGGAGGATTTGTCTTGGATTCGCCTTCAGATGTTTCACTTCTATTTTTCAAG GATTACACGGGAAACTCCAGCAATATATCAGTAACAAGTGCATCTCTACAGCCTTTTAGTGAAGAGCAATGGAAATTAAATCAACAAGCTGTAATTAATAGA GAACGCAAGCGTTTTGTGACAGTTCATGTGTCAAATTTGCAAGGAGAAAGGTTGGGTGGAGCTTCAATAAACATTCAACAAATCTCCAATGATTTCCCAATCGGATCCGCAATTGCGTCTACCATCCTTGGAAACCTTCCATATCAG AGTTGGTTCTTGAAAAGGTTTAATGCAGCAGTGTTTGAGAATGAACTAAAATGGTATGTAACAGAACCAGAAGCAGGAAAAACCAACTACACTCTGGCTGATCAAATGCTACAATTTGTTAGAGCAAACCAAATAACTACAAGAGGCCACAACATTTTCTGGGAGGATCTGGACTATACACCTTCATGGGTCCGAAATCTCCTTGGATCCGAACTTAAACGGgccgtaaattctagaatattgGGCCTTATGAGTAGGTTCAAAGAAGAGTTCATTCATTGGGATGTTAGCAATGAGAtgcttcattttgatttttatgagAAACGACTTGGCCCCAATGCTACATTGGGCTTCTTCAAAACGGCCCATGAAGCTGACCCATTAGCAACCCTTTTTATGAATGAGTTTAATGTGGTTGAGACTTGTAATGATGATAGTTCAACGGTTGATAATTATGTTAGAAGATTAAGGGAGCTTAAAAGAGGAGGTGTTACAATGGGTGGAATTGGATTAGAAGGGCATTTTAGTGTTCCTAATCCTCCTTTTATTAGGGCAGTCCTAGATAAATTGGGTACTCTTGGACTTCCTATTTGGCTCACTGAAGTTGATATTTCTCATACCATTGACAAACAAACACAG GCAGTTTACCTGGAACAAGTGTTGCGAGAAGGATTCTCACACCCATCTGTAAAGGGTTTAATGTTATGGACAGCCCTACACCCAGAAGGATGTTACCAAATGTGCCTTACAGATTCCAATATTCGCAACCTTCCTGCTGGAGAAACAATAGACAGGTTGTTACAAGAATGGAAAACTGGGAAAGTTGAGGGAATTACTGATGAGCTTGGTTCATTTAGCTTCCACGGATATTTAGGAGAGTATACCATAACGGTTCAATCTCAAAATAGAACCACTAATTTCACCTTTTCTTTAACTGAAGGTCatgaaactaaatattttaatattcaactctaa
- the LOC130798890 gene encoding photosystem I reaction center subunit III, chloroplastic-like has translation MSLTIPTNLYKPLTTKPKLLQSSHPKHASFIACNTNNQENGKSFPKTLEIAKAGAAALALSSVLLSSWTVAPDAAMADIAGLTPCKESKQFAKREKQSLKKLESALKKYDPDSAPALAIKATMEKTKRRFDNYGKYGLLCGSDGLPHLIVSGDQRHWGEFITPGILFLYIAGWIGWVGRSYLIAIRDEKKPTQKEIIIDVPLASRLLFRGFIWPVAAYRELLNGELIDSNV, from the coding sequence ATGTCTTTGACAATCCCAACCAATCTTTACAAACCATTAACAACCAAACCAAAACTCCTCCAATCTTCACACCCAAAACATGCATCATTCATAGCATGTAATACCAACAACCAAGAAAATGGGAAATCTTTCCCTAAGACACTCGAGATTGCCAAGGCAGGCGCAGCCGCCTTGGCGCTCTCTAGCGTCCTTCTTTCGTCATGGACGGTCGCACCAGACGCCGCCATGGCAGACATTGCAGGGCTAACACCATGCAAAGAATCAAAACAATTTGCAAAACGTGAAAAACAATCATTGAAAAAGCTTGAATCAGCACTAAAAAAGTATGATCCAGACAGTGCACCAGCTCTAGCAATCAAAGCTACAATGGAGAAGACAAAAAGAAGATTTGATAACTATGGAAAGTACGGACTTTTATGCGGGTCAGATGGGCTTCCACATTTGATTGTAAGTGGTGATCAGAGACATTGGGGTGAGTTTATTACACCTGGGATATTGTTTTTGTATATTGCTGGTTGGATTGGGTGGGTTGGAAGGAGTTATTTGATTGCAATTAGAGATGAAAAGAAACCAACACAAAAGGAGATTATTATTGATGTTCCTTTGGCTTCAAGACTTCTTTTTAGAGGATTTATTTGGCCTGTTGCTGCTTATAGAGAGTTGCTTAATGGTGAACTTATTGACAGcaatgtttaa
- the LOC130798881 gene encoding endo-1,4-beta-xylanase 1-like isoform X2 — protein MMGLFMILLLIQSVKHILRTHYTMEESYKLARDLALAMHLPQLLCCIISPMHSTPSQDYTGNSSNISVTSASLQPFSEEQWKLNQQAVINRERKRFVTVHVSNLQGERLGGASINIQQISNDFPIGSAIASTILGNLPYQSWFLKRFNAAVFENELKWYVTEPEAGKTNYTLADQMLQFVRANQITTRGHNIFWEDLDYTPSWVRNLLGSELKRAVNSRILGLMSRFKEEFIHWDVSNEMLHFDFYEKRLGPNATLGFFKTAHEADPLATLFMNEFNVVETCNDDSSTVDNYVRRLRELKRGGVTMGGIGLEGHFSVPNPPFIRAVLDKLGTLGLPIWLTEVDISHTIDKQTQAVYLEQVLREGFSHPSVKGLMLWTALHPEGCYQMCLTDSNIRNLPAGETIDRLLQEWKTGKVEGITDELGSFSFHGYLGEYTITVQSQNRTTNFTFSLTEGHETKYFNIQL, from the exons ATG ATGGGCCTCTTTATGATTCTTCTGCTTATACAGAG TGTAAAGCATATCCTGAGGACCCACTATACAATGGAGGAATCCTACAAGCTTGCAAGGGATCTTGCATTAGCAATGCATCTTCCCCAACTTTTATGCTGCATAATCTCTCCAATGCATTCTACACCTTCTCAG GATTACACGGGAAACTCCAGCAATATATCAGTAACAAGTGCATCTCTACAGCCTTTTAGTGAAGAGCAATGGAAATTAAATCAACAAGCTGTAATTAATAGA GAACGCAAGCGTTTTGTGACAGTTCATGTGTCAAATTTGCAAGGAGAAAGGTTGGGTGGAGCTTCAATAAACATTCAACAAATCTCCAATGATTTCCCAATCGGATCCGCAATTGCGTCTACCATCCTTGGAAACCTTCCATATCAG AGTTGGTTCTTGAAAAGGTTTAATGCAGCAGTGTTTGAGAATGAACTAAAATGGTATGTAACAGAACCAGAAGCAGGAAAAACCAACTACACTCTGGCTGATCAAATGCTACAATTTGTTAGAGCAAACCAAATAACTACAAGAGGCCACAACATTTTCTGGGAGGATCTGGACTATACACCTTCATGGGTCCGAAATCTCCTTGGATCCGAACTTAAACGGgccgtaaattctagaatattgGGCCTTATGAGTAGGTTCAAAGAAGAGTTCATTCATTGGGATGTTAGCAATGAGAtgcttcattttgatttttatgagAAACGACTTGGCCCCAATGCTACATTGGGCTTCTTCAAAACGGCCCATGAAGCTGACCCATTAGCAACCCTTTTTATGAATGAGTTTAATGTGGTTGAGACTTGTAATGATGATAGTTCAACGGTTGATAATTATGTTAGAAGATTAAGGGAGCTTAAAAGAGGAGGTGTTACAATGGGTGGAATTGGATTAGAAGGGCATTTTAGTGTTCCTAATCCTCCTTTTATTAGGGCAGTCCTAGATAAATTGGGTACTCTTGGACTTCCTATTTGGCTCACTGAAGTTGATATTTCTCATACCATTGACAAACAAACACAG GCAGTTTACCTGGAACAAGTGTTGCGAGAAGGATTCTCACACCCATCTGTAAAGGGTTTAATGTTATGGACAGCCCTACACCCAGAAGGATGTTACCAAATGTGCCTTACAGATTCCAATATTCGCAACCTTCCTGCTGGAGAAACAATAGACAGGTTGTTACAAGAATGGAAAACTGGGAAAGTTGAGGGAATTACTGATGAGCTTGGTTCATTTAGCTTCCACGGATATTTAGGAGAGTATACCATAACGGTTCAATCTCAAAATAGAACCACTAATTTCACCTTTTCTTTAACTGAAGGTCatgaaactaaatattttaatattcaactctaa
- the LOC130814242 gene encoding endo-1,4-beta-xylanase 5-like, with amino-acid sequence MTMLMFWFLLGTTIVPSYGGLLYDHTAYSECKDEPEKALYNGGILKAHVLQNVTGKPFTGSKFLAHYPAFILHNLPSASIYSFSIWVKIKGADSALITASLKSGKESYNCTGNVIAKSGCWSFLKGGFTLQSPSRLSVLYFQNIDGQQVDIQVASASLQSFTSDEWKGIQQSKINSVRKRAVIIHVSDKFGNRLQGASITLQQVSKDFPFGSAISQNILANFAYQKWFVERFNAVVFENELKWYATEPKQGQVNYTIPDKMLEFVRAHKLIARGHNIFWEDPSYNPSWVQNLTGPNLEKAVKTRIQSLLIKYKGEFIHWDVSNEMLHYRFYEDRMGLNASLDFFKTAHRADPLATLFMNEFNVVETCDDVNSTADSYIAKLRDLQEGGIEMDGIGLEGHFTVPNPALIRATLDRLATLGLPIWLTEVDIKDTLDKHTQATYLEIVLREVFSHPSVKGIILWTALNPNGCYRMCLTDNNLRNLPAGDVVDSLLKEWQTGIAQGYTDEYGSYTFSGFLGDYNLHVVHRNQAANSTFSLSQSDETKHIYIQL; translated from the exons ATGACTATGCTGATGTTCTGGTTCCTTCTGGGAACCACCATTGTTCCATCCTATG GTGGTCTTCTGTATGATCATACTGCTTATTCTGAG TGTAAAGATGAGCCCGAGAAAGCTCTTTATAATGGAGGAATCCTCAAAGCTCATGTACTACAGAATGTTACAGGGAAACCATTTACTGGCTCCAAATTTCTTGCACATTATCCTGCTTTTATTCTACACAATCTGCCTAGTGCCAGTATATACTCCTTCTCCA TATGGGTGAAAATAAAGGGAGCAGATTCAGCACTAATAACGGCCAGCTTGAAATCAGGGAAAGAAAGTTATAACTGCACAGGAAATGTGATTGCTAAAAGTGGATGTTGGTCGTTTTTAAAGGGTGGATTCACCCTTCAATCACCCTCTAGGTTATCAGTACTTTATTTTCAG AATATAGATGGACAACAAGTTGATATACAAGTAGCAAGTGCTTCTCTCCAGTCATTTACCTCTGATGAATGGAAAGGCATCCAGCAATCCAAGATTAATTCT GTAAGAAAACGAGCTGTGATAATTCATGTGTCCGATAAATTTGGGAATCGATTGCAAGGAGCAAGCATCACTTTGCAGCAAGTCTCAAAAGATTTTCCATTTGGTTCAGCTATATCACAAAACATTCTTGCCAATTTTGCCTACCAG AAATGGTTTGTGGAAAGATTCAATGCTGTAGTTTTTGAGAATGAGCTGAAATGGTATGCAACAGAGCCTAAACAAGGGCAAGTCAACTACACTATTCCTGACAAAATGCTAGAATTTGTAAGAGCACACAAATTAATTGCAAGAGGGCACAACATATTTTGGGAGGATCCAAGTTACAACCCATCATGGGTCCAGAACCTAACAGGTCCGAACCTAGAAAAAGCGGTCAAAACCCGAATCCAGAGTCTATTGATCAAGTACAAGGGAGAGTTCATTCATTGGGATGTCAGCAATGAGATGCTACATTACAGGTTTTATGAAGATAGGATGGGCCTTAATGCCTCATTGGACTTCTTCAAAACAGCCCATCGGGCTGACCCGTTGGCGACCCTATTTATGAATGAGTTCAATGTAGTTGAGACTTGTGATGATGTGAATTCAACTGCTGATTCTTACATTGCAAAGTTAAGGGATCTTCAAGAAGGTGGGATTGAAATGGATGGGATAGGATTGGAGGGGCATTTTACAGTTCCAAATCCTGCACTTATAAGGGCTACTTTAGATAGATTGGCTACACTTGGTCTTCCTATTTGGCTTACTGAGGTTGATATCAAGGACACCCTTGACAAACATACACAG GCTACATATTTGGAAATAGTATTGAGAGAAGTATTCTCCCATCCATCAGTGAAAGGGATAATATTATGGACAGCCCTAAACCCAAATGGATGTTATAGAATGTGCCTAACAGATAACAATCTGAGAAATCTACCAGCTGGTGATGTTGTAGACAGCCTTCTTAAGGAATGGCAAACAGGGATAGCACAAGGATATACTGATGAATATGGGTCCTACACCTTCTCTGGTTTCTTAGGAGACTACAATCTTCATGTTGTGCATCGAAATCAAGCTGCTAATTCCACATTCTCACTCAGCCAAAGTGATGAAACTAAGCATATTTACATTCAATTGTGA
- the LOC130798878 gene encoding protein NUCLEAR FUSION DEFECTIVE 4-like has protein sequence MGFSSEQPSMTTALKWLGFVTAVWVQAISGNNYTFSNYSDALKTLMNLTQVQLNNLSVAKDVGKAFGLLAGLASDTFPTWLLLLIGSLEGFLGYGVQWLVVSKTINPLPYWAMCIFMCMGGNSTTWMNTAILVTCIRNFRKNRGPVSGILKGYVGLSTAIFTDVCSALFADSPAKFLMMLSIVPFLVCLTAMIFLREVPPSTSESDISKESNYFNMFNIVAVVVAVYLLTHDLIGSLGHAYDVVFSVVLLALLAFPLVIPAFIAFQAWLDSKTKDDIEDQNGECTAPLLAPEGVPVSQPSQEVNGDAMANKEVVEVNGEIKKSQPVLGEEHTIVEALKTVDFWVLFVSFLCGVGTGMAVMNNMGQMGSALGYSDVSIFVSLLSIMGFFGRIISGTVSEYCIKKAATPRPLFNAASQILLAVGFVIMAMGLPGSLYLGSIIVGLCYGVRLAITVPTASELFGLKYYGLIYNILILNLPLGSFLFSGLLAGLLYDAEATVTPSGGNECYGTHCYRLCFFIMSGACLVGCALDVLMATRTKDLYAKIAASKR, from the exons ATGGGGTTTTCTTCTGAACAGCCATCAATGACAACCGCTTTAAAGTGGTTAGGTTTCGTCACAGCCGTATGGGTACAAGCCATTTCCGGCAACAACTACACATTTTCCAATTACTCTGATGCACTCAAAACTTTAATGAATTTAACCCAAGTTCAATTAAACAATTTATCAGTTGCTAAAGATGTTGGTAAAGCTTTTGGACTTCTTGCTGGTCTTGCTTCTGATACTTTCCCTACTTGGCTTCTTCTTCTTATCGGCTCTCTTGAAGGTTTTCTTGGTTATGGTGTTCAATGGCTTGTTGTTAGCAAAACTATTAATCCTCTTCCATATTGGGCT ATGTGTATATTTATGTGTATGGGAGGGAACAGTACCACTTGGATGAATACAGCCATCTTAGTCACATGTATTCGAAACTTCCGAAAAAACAGGGGACCAGTTTCAGGGATTCTAAAGGGTTATGTGGGTTTAAGCACTGCTATATTCACTGATGTTTGTAGTGCACTCTTTGCTGATAGCCCTGCCAAGTTCCTCATGATGCTCTCCATTGTCCCTTTTTTGGTTTGTCTAACCGCGATGATCTTTCTCCGGGAGGTTCCTCCCTCGACTTCTGAATCGGACATCTCTAAAGAATCAAATTACTTCAATATGTTTAACATTGTGGCGGTTGTTGTTGCCGTTTACCTTTTAACACACGATCTGATTGGATCACTCGGACATGCTTATGATGTAGTCTTTTCCGTTGTTCTATTAGCATTGCTTGCTTTCCCGTTGGTTATACCAGCGTTTATTGCGTTTCAAGCATGGTTGGATTCAAAAACTAAGGATGATATCGAGGATCAGAACGGGGAATGTACTGCGCCCTTACTAGCTCCGGAAGGTGTGCCAGTATCGCAACCAAGTCAAGAAGTGAATGGCGATGCCATGGCTAACAAGGAGGTTGTGGAAGTAAATGGGGAGATCAAGAAATCGCAACCTGTTCTTGGTGAAGAGCACACTATTGTTGAGGCTTTAAAGACAGTTGATTTTTGGGTTCTATTTGTGTCTTTTTTGTGTGGAGTTGGAACTGGTATGGCTGTTATGAACAATATGGGTCAGATGGGTTCTGCTCTTGGGTACTCAGATGTGTCAATCTTTGTGTCGTTACTCAGCATAATGGGATTTTTTGGGAGGATCATCTCCGGGACAGTTTCCGAGTATTGTATCAA GAAAGCCGCAACGCCTAGACCACTCTTCAATGCAGCTTCACAAATCTTGTTGGCTGTCGGATTTGTCATCATGGCTATGGGTCTCCCTGGAAGTTTATACCTTGGATCTATCATCGTTGGCTTGTGCTACGGTGTTCGTCTAGCAATCACAGTCCCAACAGCCTCTGAATTATTCGGCCTCAAATATTATGGTCTCATATACAACATTCTTATCCTCAACTTACCACTTGGCTCGTTCCTTTTCTCTGGACTCCTTGCAGGTTTACTCTATGACGCTGAAGCTACCGTCACTCCTAGTGGAGGGAACGAGTGCTATGGAACTCACTGTTATAGACTCTGTTTCTTCATCATGAGCGGTGCTTGCCTTGTCGGGTGTGCTTTGGATGTTTTGATGGCTACCAGAACCAAGGACCTTTACGCAAAGATCGCTGCTAGTAAAAGATAG